A genomic region of bacterium contains the following coding sequences:
- a CDS encoding Ig-like domain-containing protein, translating to MLKQKAAFVFAVMAGLWSWAFGQPSHTRELFRYDLTAAPAGGTQSWNSSGTFTSGGWKPNSTTGQLKLWLGDYMPFEGSLEVQVKGLSAATVTKDWIPFSVWSRGRGKFYQTDGTSYPSEGSYLFLKTDASKVSGSSLAFKLFAKSQYDPTQANHMTADVPGYAFNASTTYTLKFIWKPGTAWFQIWAGGSKVTEASTSWIMQGEAFLFVFLGRSNEYSSMTGVTYSNLVLKVPEKSIAFNDVSRSAAAVADSTLNAQSMTWADLNMDGKEDIYVNYYNLANRYYAAVADSAKFMESASAYSLSDNGPSFSTVTADFNGDGKLDAFVTNYGGSSRLLLNQGSTFSDQSAAWNIGSGTGSVNALAFDLENDGDVDLFVVNSGTASELYINQNNTGFTRTELSSLPFGSGARAVAGDVNKDGFVDVFYPRRNASAVLLINNKAGGFTDQASSYSLAILTDPNAPTLADLDNDGYLDLVLSVASNQGDGKPQVLYYRNTGGSSFTKSGTIYIDCYGAIVGDVDNDGLQDLYLIKRNKYSSEIADYGSRLYRNTSNPGSLSFTEYTGSGLEAIFQDGRGGAMADYNSDGLLDLYGVAKGTTGSNSRPYGRNFLFKNVSTSGNNWLLVRVLDKKKVPGYLGAQVDLFDQNGTSGTRIGYREISSIQGYQSQPSRILHFGMGSNSGGVLRVTLPGGQVYTRTVTANSIVEIDPTSGDAQSFILVKGNNQTGVVGTQLNDSLTVRVYAVGDTPARPLAGQTVTFSVTEGGGTVNGSSTVAVTTDLNGLARVAFKLGQTAGSSNNKVRITSLNKAGVQIVNLSAPGTPAAPIEIVASANAGAAARMDKIAGGDGQTGYMGEVLTSPVAVKVMDAFGNIISGYTVTFNVATGGGGFGATGSSPATAVTGPDGTAQMNWRLGATLGVQTLQVYGAFNAANPALFSATAAEPLRRLTYDSGDRQSARVGATPDNALTVRLHDYQGNAISGATVRFAVVEGGGKISGGTALDVLTSPDGLASIKPTLGTVAGDTNNVFRATATGAAGSITFKLSAVAGPAARLLETSGNNKTGKAGRLLSSPFVVRVTDTYANPVGGYAVDFAVTSGGGSLNGATSARVATDKSGYASIYYKLGTAAGTNSVTASGTGLTGSPVTFTAIAEAGSPALLYKVSGDNQKGTFGAPLAQPLVVALSDSFSNPIANQTVQFLVSRGGGLVNGLSLATIQTNAAGQAMVVLTLGISDFINQVTVSAQYLGREIPTYPSPLVFYATTSAGNPDSLVYISGNYQTGAVNQPLPEPFKVMVTDAHGVPVVNQTVVFQAITPGTHFGGAAMVTRKTNDAGLASAVATIGSNFGDAIYSFEARSEYNSTPLRNSPVQFFASGRRTTATKLVYVQGNGLSGTVGRFLADSLCIRTVNGADQPVANQPVNFEVISGSAMLNGESNSLAALSDINGIARMALKLGGTPGLIKVRATADDGQAALANSPIDFEITAAIGSPDGYRSQLTATSPVTANGSAAATVMITLKDDQGNPVQGKFVSLYTAGLDVQVTQPILATDGNGQTQGRITSTRAGLLKVWSMTDNQIVPRDTVRILFTPGAPASAVPFGSGQTALRGVALPQPIGLYLYDANNNPVPGVQVTFRVKSGGGAISQIQPVTTDAEGQAQVNWTLGSAIGEQYVAVVVPPLGSTEIDFWAIARPPDPNSMSIIRGNRQIGLINQALADSFVVAMSDANAAPAEGLQVIFSKTKGEGTFLSANPVTTDKRGYAAVLFKPGSITGECTVMAYHVSGLKQEFQFIVQDKPTVYLSKSKEAQSTGRPYEEMTIQGVVSDAYGQPLAGESLKWEIVSGGGTLVSAATLQSDAQGKASLTWKLGLKGNQSVKLSPVSKTGAALLFSSQVVNAAPELSVPTAPAVLAGTPLAFSISAYDADGDPITYGVRNLPAGAKFDSTASRLFSWTPTRSQAAASPYTVTFIARDGFQAADTARIQITVTTTNAAPVIYAFDPGDTTISSLYGTFLEFKVFASDADNDELTYTWMVNDQLAGFVSNLILLPDASFGENAVVLVRVSDGKATQELRWRVHLSSAVELSAFTAAVQQSMVLLSWQTSAENSNLGFNVLRSERSDGEYATLNTTLIPAVENGRYSYTDATAVAGKKYWYKLQDVERSGRITLHGPVAVELALPVRVDLAQNYPNPFNPATTIGFELPAAAEVDLVVYNLQGQQVRRLVQGQQNAGVHNVVWDARDDSGMPVPTGLYYYRLRAGDQVFTKKLLFAK from the coding sequence ATGTTGAAGCAAAAAGCAGCTTTTGTCTTTGCCGTGATGGCGGGGTTGTGGAGTTGGGCCTTCGGCCAACCATCCCATACCCGGGAGCTCTTCCGCTACGATCTGACGGCCGCACCAGCCGGAGGCACGCAGTCATGGAATTCCTCGGGCACCTTCACATCCGGCGGCTGGAAGCCGAATAGTACCACAGGCCAACTCAAGCTCTGGCTGGGAGATTACATGCCCTTCGAAGGCAGCCTCGAGGTGCAAGTCAAAGGCTTGTCGGCAGCGACGGTGACCAAAGATTGGATCCCCTTCTCGGTCTGGTCGCGTGGCCGCGGCAAATTTTATCAGACCGACGGTACCAGCTATCCCTCCGAAGGCTCCTATCTTTTTCTCAAAACCGATGCCTCCAAGGTTTCCGGCTCCAGCCTGGCTTTCAAGCTCTTCGCCAAATCGCAGTATGATCCGACCCAGGCGAACCACATGACCGCCGATGTGCCCGGCTATGCCTTCAACGCGTCAACAACCTATACCCTGAAATTCATCTGGAAACCCGGGACCGCCTGGTTCCAGATCTGGGCGGGTGGCAGCAAGGTTACCGAGGCTTCGACCAGCTGGATTATGCAGGGGGAAGCCTTCCTCTTCGTTTTTCTGGGGCGAAGCAACGAGTATTCCTCGATGACGGGGGTCACCTACAGCAATCTGGTCCTCAAAGTGCCCGAGAAGAGCATCGCCTTTAACGACGTAAGCCGGTCGGCCGCTGCGGTGGCCGACTCCACCCTCAATGCCCAGAGTATGACCTGGGCCGATCTTAATATGGATGGCAAAGAAGATATTTATGTCAATTATTACAATCTGGCCAACCGCTATTACGCCGCGGTGGCTGACAGTGCCAAGTTCATGGAATCAGCCTCGGCCTACAGCCTGAGCGACAACGGCCCCTCCTTCTCCACAGTCACAGCTGATTTTAATGGGGATGGCAAGCTGGACGCCTTCGTCACCAACTATGGCGGCAGCAGCCGGCTGCTGCTCAATCAGGGCAGTACCTTCAGCGACCAGTCAGCCGCATGGAATATCGGCAGCGGTACCGGATCGGTCAATGCATTGGCTTTTGACCTGGAGAATGATGGGGACGTTGATCTCTTTGTAGTCAACAGCGGTACCGCCAGCGAGCTCTATATCAATCAGAACAACACCGGATTCACCCGGACTGAGCTGAGCAGCCTGCCGTTCGGAAGCGGCGCACGCGCCGTCGCCGGGGATGTGAACAAGGACGGCTTTGTCGATGTCTTTTATCCACGCCGAAATGCCAGTGCGGTCCTGCTCATCAACAACAAGGCCGGAGGCTTTACCGATCAGGCGAGCAGCTACAGTCTGGCTATACTCACCGATCCCAACGCCCCGACCTTGGCCGATCTGGACAACGATGGCTATCTCGATCTGGTGCTCTCCGTTGCCAGCAACCAGGGGGACGGTAAACCGCAGGTCCTGTACTATCGCAATACCGGCGGTAGCTCCTTCACCAAGTCGGGGACGATTTATATCGACTGCTACGGCGCCATTGTCGGCGACGTCGACAACGACGGCTTGCAGGATTTGTATCTCATCAAGCGCAACAAGTACAGCTCGGAGATAGCCGATTACGGCTCCCGCCTCTACCGCAACACTTCGAACCCAGGCAGCCTGAGCTTCACCGAATACACCGGATCCGGCCTCGAAGCGATTTTCCAGGACGGCCGCGGCGGGGCGATGGCGGATTACAACAGCGACGGCTTGCTGGATCTGTACGGGGTTGCCAAGGGCACGACCGGTTCCAACAGCCGCCCCTACGGCCGCAACTTTCTCTTCAAGAATGTCTCGACCTCGGGCAACAACTGGCTCCTCGTCCGCGTTCTGGACAAGAAAAAGGTTCCCGGCTATCTCGGCGCCCAGGTGGATCTTTTCGATCAGAATGGCACCAGCGGCACTCGCATCGGTTACCGCGAAATCAGTTCCATCCAGGGTTATCAGAGCCAGCCCAGCCGTATCCTCCACTTCGGTATGGGCAGCAATAGCGGCGGCGTGTTGCGCGTCACCCTTCCGGGCGGTCAGGTCTATACCCGCACAGTCACCGCCAATTCGATCGTCGAGATTGATCCCACCAGCGGGGACGCTCAGTCCTTCATCCTGGTCAAGGGCAACAACCAGACCGGCGTGGTCGGAACCCAGCTGAATGATTCGCTCACGGTGCGTGTTTACGCCGTGGGAGATACCCCTGCCCGTCCTCTAGCGGGCCAGACCGTCACCTTCAGCGTCACCGAGGGCGGCGGCACGGTCAACGGCAGCAGTACCGTTGCCGTCACCACCGACCTGAACGGGCTGGCGCGCGTGGCGTTCAAGCTGGGCCAGACCGCCGGCAGCAGCAACAACAAGGTGCGGATCACCTCGCTCAACAAGGCCGGCGTCCAGATCGTCAATCTTTCGGCCCCGGGTACGCCAGCGGCCCCGATCGAGATCGTCGCTTCCGCCAATGCCGGCGCAGCGGCCAGAATGGACAAGATCGCCGGGGGGGACGGCCAGACCGGTTATATGGGGGAGGTGCTGACTAGCCCGGTGGCCGTCAAGGTGATGGATGCTTTCGGCAATATCATCAGTGGCTATACGGTGACCTTCAATGTGGCCACGGGCGGTGGTGGATTCGGCGCCACCGGGAGTTCCCCCGCGACGGCGGTGACCGGGCCGGATGGGACCGCCCAGATGAACTGGCGGCTGGGAGCGACGCTTGGCGTCCAGACCCTGCAGGTCTATGGGGCGTTCAATGCTGCAAACCCTGCCCTTTTCTCGGCTACCGCAGCCGAGCCCCTGCGCCGCCTCACCTATGATTCCGGCGATCGGCAGAGCGCCCGTGTCGGCGCAACTCCGGACAACGCGTTGACGGTCCGCCTGCACGACTATCAGGGCAACGCCATCTCGGGTGCGACCGTCCGCTTTGCGGTGGTCGAGGGCGGTGGTAAAATTAGCGGCGGTACGGCCCTGGATGTTTTGACTTCGCCCGACGGCCTCGCCTCCATCAAGCCGACTCTCGGCACGGTGGCGGGGGATACCAACAATGTTTTCAGGGCGACCGCGACCGGCGCTGCGGGCAGCATTACGTTCAAGCTTTCCGCGGTTGCAGGCCCCGCCGCCCGGCTGCTCGAAACCTCGGGCAACAACAAGACGGGCAAGGCCGGCCGCCTGCTCAGCAGCCCCTTTGTAGTGCGCGTGACCGATACCTATGCCAATCCCGTCGGCGGCTATGCGGTGGATTTTGCCGTGACCAGCGGCGGTGGCTCCCTGAACGGCGCAACCTCAGCGCGCGTCGCCACGGACAAGAGCGGTTACGCTTCGATCTATTACAAACTCGGCACGGCGGCCGGCACCAATAGCGTCACCGCAAGCGGTACCGGACTCACCGGCTCGCCGGTAACCTTCACGGCGATCGCCGAGGCGGGCAGTCCCGCACTGCTCTACAAGGTCTCGGGCGATAATCAGAAGGGCACCTTCGGCGCTCCCCTGGCCCAGCCGCTGGTCGTCGCCCTAAGCGATTCCTTCAGCAATCCCATCGCCAACCAGACGGTGCAGTTTCTGGTCAGCCGCGGCGGCGGCTTGGTCAACGGTCTCTCCCTGGCGACGATTCAGACCAATGCCGCAGGCCAGGCGATGGTGGTACTGACTCTGGGAATCAGCGATTTCATCAATCAGGTTACGGTCTCGGCGCAGTATCTTGGCAGGGAAATCCCGACCTATCCCTCGCCGCTGGTCTTTTATGCCACGACCAGTGCCGGTAATCCCGACTCATTGGTTTATATCAGCGGCAACTATCAGACCGGTGCCGTCAATCAGCCCCTGCCGGAGCCTTTCAAGGTGATGGTAACCGACGCCCATGGCGTGCCGGTGGTCAATCAGACGGTGGTTTTTCAGGCGATCACACCGGGGACCCATTTCGGCGGCGCCGCGATGGTGACCCGGAAGACCAATGATGCCGGCCTTGCCAGCGCTGTGGCCACCATCGGCTCCAACTTCGGCGATGCGATCTATAGTTTTGAGGCCCGTTCCGAGTACAATTCCACGCCGTTGCGCAATTCCCCGGTGCAGTTTTTTGCCTCCGGGCGGAGGACGACGGCCACCAAACTGGTTTATGTCCAGGGCAACGGCCTCAGCGGCACCGTCGGCCGATTCCTCGCCGATTCCCTTTGCATTCGCACGGTAAACGGTGCCGATCAGCCTGTCGCGAACCAGCCCGTCAATTTTGAGGTTATCAGCGGCAGTGCGATGCTCAACGGTGAATCGAACAGCCTAGCGGCGCTGAGCGATATCAACGGTATCGCCCGGATGGCTCTGAAACTCGGAGGAACCCCCGGACTGATCAAGGTGCGGGCGACGGCGGATGACGGTCAGGCGGCTCTGGCCAATTCGCCAATCGATTTTGAGATCACGGCTGCCATCGGCAGCCCCGATGGCTACCGCTCGCAGCTCACCGCAACCTCACCGGTTACGGCCAACGGCAGCGCGGCAGCGACCGTCATGATTACCCTCAAGGATGACCAGGGCAATCCCGTTCAGGGCAAGTTCGTCTCGCTCTATACCGCCGGCCTCGATGTGCAGGTCACCCAGCCGATTCTGGCGACCGACGGCAACGGCCAGACCCAGGGGCGCATCACCTCCACCCGCGCCGGCCTCCTCAAGGTCTGGAGCATGACCGACAATCAGATCGTGCCGCGGGATACGGTGCGCATCCTCTTCACACCGGGCGCCCCGGCCAGCGCCGTGCCCTTTGGTTCGGGCCAGACCGCCCTGCGTGGCGTCGCCCTGCCCCAGCCGATCGGCCTCTATCTTTATGATGCCAACAACAATCCCGTACCCGGTGTTCAGGTGACCTTCCGCGTTAAGTCCGGAGGCGGAGCGATTTCGCAGATCCAGCCGGTCACTACCGATGCGGAGGGACAAGCCCAGGTCAACTGGACCCTCGGCAGCGCCATCGGCGAGCAGTATGTCGCGGTGGTGGTGCCGCCGCTCGGCAGTACCGAGATCGATTTCTGGGCCATCGCCAGGCCGCCCGATCCCAACAGTATGTCCATCATCCGCGGCAACCGTCAGATCGGCCTGATTAATCAGGCCCTGGCCGACTCTTTTGTCGTGGCGATGAGCGACGCCAATGCCGCCCCGGCCGAGGGACTCCAGGTCATCTTCTCCAAGACCAAGGGGGAGGGCACCTTTCTCAGCGCCAATCCGGTCACCACGGACAAGCGCGGCTATGCTGCGGTGCTCTTCAAACCCGGCAGTATCACCGGCGAGTGCACGGTCATGGCCTATCATGTTTCCGGACTGAAACAGGAATTTCAGTTCATCGTCCAGGACAAACCGACGGTTTATCTGAGCAAGAGCAAGGAGGCCCAGAGCACAGGCCGGCCCTACGAGGAGATGACGATTCAGGGCGTGGTGAGTGATGCCTACGGCCAGCCCCTGGCCGGAGAGAGCTTGAAGTGGGAGATCGTCAGCGGTGGCGGCACGCTGGTCAGTGCGGCGACCCTGCAAAGCGATGCCCAGGGGAAAGCCAGCTTGACCTGGAAGCTGGGACTCAAGGGCAACCAGAGCGTCAAGCTCTCACCGGTGAGCAAGACGGGCGCGGCCCTGCTCTTCAGCAGTCAGGTGGTCAACGCCGCGCCGGAATTGAGCGTCCCCACTGCGCCGGCCGTTCTGGCGGGTACACCGCTCGCCTTTTCGATTTCGGCCTATGATGCAGACGGCGATCCCATCACCTACGGTGTCCGCAATCTACCCGCCGGCGCCAAATTCGATTCCACCGCCTCGCGTCTCTTCTCATGGACGCCGACCCGGAGCCAGGCCGCGGCGAGTCCCTACACCGTGACCTTCATCGCCCGCGACGGCTTCCAGGCGGCCGATACCGCCCGGATCCAGATCACGGTCACCACCACCAACGCTGCGCCGGTGATCTATGCCTTCGACCCGGGAGACACCACCATCTCCAGCCTCTATGGTACCTTTTTGGAATTCAAGGTCTTTGCTAGCGATGCGGACAACGATGAACTGACTTACACGTGGATGGTCAATGATCAGCTTGCCGGCTTTGTTTCGAACCTCATTCTCTTGCCGGATGCCTCCTTTGGAGAAAACGCTGTCGTTCTTGTCCGGGTTTCGGATGGCAAGGCAACGCAGGAACTGCGTTGGCGGGTGCACCTCTCGAGCGCGGTGGAACTGAGCGCCTTCACCGCTGCGGTGCAGCAGTCGATGGTCCTTTTAAGCTGGCAGACCAGCGCGGAGAACAGCAACCTCGGGTTCAATGTGCTCCGCAGCGAGCGCAGCGACGGCGAGTATGCGACGCTCAACACGACGCTCATTCCCGCCGTGGAGAACGGGCGCTATAGTTACACCGACGCAACCGCGGTTGCAGGAAAGAAGTACTGGTACAAACTCCAGGATGTCGAACGGAGCGGCCGGATAACCCTTCACGGCCCCGTTGCCGTCGAGCTGGCTTTACCGGTACGCGTGGACCTGGCACAGAATTATCCCAATCCCTTCAATCCAGCGACTACGATCGGCTTTGAGTTGCCGGCGGCAGCCGAGGTTGATCTGGTCGTCTATAACCTCCAGGGGCAGCAGGTGCGCCGGCTCGTTCAGGGTCAGCAGAACGCGGGCGTTCACAATGTGGTTTGGGATGCCCGGGACGACAGCGGTATGCCGGTGCCGACCGGACTCTATTACTATCGCCTCCGTGCCGGGGATCAGGTCTTCACCAAAAAGCTCCTCTTTGCCAAGTAA